A portion of the Luxibacter massiliensis genome contains these proteins:
- a CDS encoding YeiH family protein codes for MKTFKASIPGLLLCLCIAIPSFLLGRILPVVGGPVFSILLGMILTLLIKNKKSVQPGITFTSKKILQAAVVFLGFGMNLTEIIAQGRQSLPIIILTISASLIIAFILFKALRLSPNSAVLVGVGSSICGGSAIAATAPVIRASDEEVAQSISVIFLFNVAAALIFPTLGGLLHMSNTGFGLFAGTAINDTSSVTAAATAWDGIHASNTLEAAAIVKMTRTLAIIPITLALAIYKGKKTKSNEAASFSLKKTFPYFVLLFILAAALTTLFHLPATVTAPLKELSKFLIIMAMAAIGLNTNIVRLIKTGGKPILLGFCCWMGITCVSLAAQHIMGYW; via the coding sequence ATGAAAACATTTAAAGCAAGTATACCCGGATTACTGCTCTGCCTGTGCATTGCGATTCCTTCTTTTTTATTGGGACGGATACTCCCTGTTGTGGGAGGGCCCGTATTTTCCATTTTACTGGGTATGATTCTGACATTATTGATCAAAAATAAAAAGTCTGTTCAGCCAGGTATTACATTCACTTCAAAAAAAATTCTGCAGGCAGCCGTAGTATTTCTTGGATTTGGTATGAACCTAACTGAAATTATTGCACAGGGACGCCAGTCTTTGCCTATCATCATTTTGACAATCAGCGCCTCCCTGATCATCGCTTTTATTCTCTTTAAGGCCTTGCGCCTCTCCCCCAACAGTGCTGTACTTGTGGGAGTGGGGTCATCTATCTGCGGAGGTTCAGCCATTGCAGCGACAGCCCCTGTCATCCGTGCATCGGACGAGGAGGTTGCCCAGTCTATATCCGTCATTTTCCTGTTTAACGTGGCTGCCGCCCTGATCTTTCCGACTTTAGGAGGACTGCTGCATATGAGCAACACTGGATTCGGACTGTTTGCAGGGACGGCCATCAATGACACCTCCTCTGTGACTGCTGCAGCCACTGCCTGGGATGGCATACATGCCAGCAATACTCTGGAGGCCGCTGCTATCGTCAAAATGACCCGGACATTGGCCATCATCCCCATTACCCTGGCACTGGCCATATACAAAGGCAAAAAAACGAAAAGTAATGAGGCTGCTTCATTCAGCTTAAAAAAAACCTTTCCCTATTTTGTCCTACTGTTTATATTGGCCGCAGCATTGACCACTCTTTTCCACCTTCCCGCCACTGTCACCGCACCACTCAAAGAACTAAGCAAATTCCTGATCATCATGGCCATGGCAGCAATTGGCCTAAATACAAATATTGTCAGACTCATAAAAACAGGAGGAAAGCCGATTCTCCTCGGATTCTGCTGCTGGATGGGAATAACATGCGTCAGCCTGGCTGCACAGCATATTATGGGATATTGGTAA